TCAATCGACGTAGGATAGTTGCCCATCTTGAGGTAGTACACTTCGATGGCCCGCACATAAGCGTTGCCCCGGCGCACCGTCTCTACCTCGCGTTCGCGCCGCAGCTCATGTGCCGCCCGCGGAGCCGCAACGCCCAGCACCAGCAGTATCAGGAAGATCGCGACGATCAGCCCCAATAGAAGATAACCCTGCTCGCCCTCGCGTTCTGGCATGTCCGCATGCACAAATCCACCGTCGCGAATCTCTGGTCGGTGCAATCGGTGTGGAGCGGTGCGAATCATCGTCGTATTCCGTGTATCAATGCACAATCAGCGGCAGCGTCTGCGTATTGTTGTCGGTCAGGTCTTCAATCACAATCGAGTTCGCCGAGATCGTTCCTACTTTATAGCGGCGCTGCACAATATCTCCCGGCGATGCCAGAAAGACATCCTCGCCGTGGAGCAGGAACGCTCGCCGCACTCCCTGCGCCGAGGTAGCCGTTCCAAAGAACTTGAGGTCAATCGGTGGCGGAGGTGGCGGCCCCAGCGGCGCCGCAGGAACGACCGGCCCCTTGGGACGCGCCGGAGCGATTGCCTTGGGGATAACCACCGTCGGAACCGAATTAGCGGAGAAAATATTTCGTCCGCTGCCGGTGTAAACCAGCGCCTCCGTTACCAGCATCGCCTTCATATGCAGTGTCGGGTCGAGATGCGTCGCCGCAGTGCCGACGTTCCTGGCCTCGCCTGCCTTCGGCTGCACTCTCACGGGAACCGGAGCTGCCACCGTTGTCGTCACTGGTCGAGCAACATCCGGTGTAGAAAGCTCACTGTACATATAAACGATCGCGCCCAGCGCAAATACACCGACGATGGCGAGAATTCCGAGTTTTTTCTTGTCCTCCGCTCCCATCTTCATCATCGCGATGCACCCCCAGCGACAGATGAGCTAGCGGCATCGTTTGAAGTCGTGACGACGTTCTTCTCCGCGCCTTCTGTTCCCACCGGAGTACGCAGATACGTCACAAGCTTCAGGCGCAATCCAACCGTACCGTTCTGCTCCCCGGTCAGCGACACGCCGCGAACCAGAAAGAACATCTTGTCGCGCTCCAGCGAGTTGATGAACAACATCAACGGCCTGTAGTCGCCGCTGAGGCTGTAATCCATGCGCAGCTCCGTCAACTCACCGGCACTGCCGGTCATCACCGGCGAGGATGAATACGCTCCCTGGTTGAGCTTGACGCCCTGCTTCTTCGCCAGAACACCGAGCTCGCCCACCACCTCAGAGTCAGCAAACGGCAGCCGTCGTTTGTAAAACTCATTGGCCTCCGTTGTAGCCTGAGCCAGCTTCGCGTCCAGCCCTTCAAGCGGCTTCGTCGCAATCTCCGCCGTCTTCATCGCGATCGTTTGCTGCTCGATCGCCGTGGCATCCTGACCGGTTGCCGCCTTCCAGGCAAAACCGATATGAATCAGCAGATAAAGATTCACCAGCACCAATACCGCAACGCCCGCGTAATAGATATTCAGTTGCGTCAACAATGCGCGTGTCCGCTCTGACAGGTTCGGTGGCAGCATCTTACGGGTCGTGACCGTCATCGTCTGCCTCCTGCACCATCTGCGTTAACTGGCGTTGTCTTAGTCGTGACGACAGTCGCAGGCAAGGGATTGTAACCACTCAGGATGTCGAACTCCACGACTCCCGGCGTCTGCATCTGCATCGGATTTCGGTTGCCCTGTTGCAGTTTCTGTGCGGCCTCGTTGACCAGGCGCGGAGCGACAAAACGCTGCGACGTCTCCAGATTTCTCACCAACTGCACCGCTCGCTCGCGGTCGCCGCTCACCCGTAACCGAATACTGACCTCACCCTCCTTGCTGATGATCGGTTCGATGCTGGTAACCTGAACACCCTCCGGCAGTACCTTTTCGAGGTCCATCATCACTGCGGTCCAGCTAAAGCTCTTCTGCGCGAACAGGTCGTTGAGAAACTGAGAACGCTCCAGCACCGCCATGTTCTGCGGCTGACGCATCCTTGCCTCGTTCACCTGCCGCTCTCGCTGAAACTGATCCGTCTTCGCCTTCAAAGCGTTCATCTTCGCCTGCGCGATGCTGGCGCGGCCGTTGAGCGCGTGCAACCAGAACCCAAGCCCCACCGCCAGCACTGCGAGCGCCACCATCGCCAGCCGCAGCCGCGCAAAGAGCGGACGCAACTCGACGAAAGGACGTGTTGCCAGATTGACTGAGATCCGCATCAGCTCTTCAACGCTCCTCGAACGCCGGCCAGCCAGCTGCGAGGCACACTTGCCGATACCGCTCCCGCCTCCATCATCGTAGCGGCAACCATCTCGTGCACCTGTAAGCCATCCAACCCGTTCGCCTTCATCATCGCAGCCACCCCGTGCGCATCGATCGTTCCCGCTACCAGCAGCTTCTCCGGAGACGCCTGCAGCGTATCTTCAAAATATGCAGCGGCGACGCTGATCGCCTGGGTGATCTCGCTGGCCGTTGCCTGCGCAATCGCCGTCGCGACCCAATCGCGCATCTCGGCCCTCTCGATCACAGCGGTCTGCATAGCGGCCTCTGCGTCGAAACGGTCGTATTCAACCAGGTCAACACCTTGCCGCGCCTGCCACGCACCCTGTGCTCCCTCAAGCGACGTCCCAACCGCCGCAGCGGCCTCAGCATTCGCACTCAAATCCAACGCCCGGTGCAAGAGCAGAATTCCCCCTTTGACGATCGCGGTTGTCACCTCATTTGGCTCGGCATTCACAACCAAAGCGGGAGCGTCGGTTGCATCGAGCCCCGACAGTGCAGCCAGCGTGCTGGGCAACACCGCTCCGGGCTGGTAGCCCGCCGCCGTCACCACGCTCTCATACTCATCCAATACGTCCCTGGGCATCGCCACAGCCAGAACGCGCACGCCGCCACGCTCCGTCGAAAGCACCTGATAGCTCACCGCGGCCGTATCCGCGTCGAACGGCAACAGCTTCTTCAGCCGAAACCGCACCACCGGCAACGCCTCCGCAGCCTTCGAGGGCAACTGGTCGAAGTCCAACAGCAGCACGCGCACCGCGCCGTCCGGAACCACGAGGGTCACATCTCGGCCGACGCTGCGCTCCGAGCCTCTACCAGCGACCTCGTCCAGTGCCTTGCGAACTGCTGCCGTTACGCTCTCGCGATCAGCAACATTCCCCGCCTTCAGGCCGGGAACCACGGCTCCTGCTGCCAGATTTGCCCGCGACACCGCAGTCAGCAGCGCAGCCGCGTCCTCGGCGCGGGCAGCGACGACGCCCTCAGCCTTTACCTCAACAGCCAGCCGCGGCCGCGTGCCTAAACTTGTCGGTAAAAATTCCATGCCGTCTTAGCTTACCTTCTCAAACCAGCAACCATCGAACCAGTCTCTGAACTCTATCTTCCTGCCTCGATAAACGTAACCTTGTTGATCTCGCGCAGCGTCGTGATTCCAGCGCGAACCCGCTCCAACGCAGAATCGCGCAGAAACGCCATTCCCTTCTCTCTTGCCTTCTTGCGGATCTCGCTGCCGGGCTTCTTCGCCAGCAGCATCTCGCGAATTTCATCATCGAGCTCCAACAGCTCGTGAATCGCCGATCGGCCACGATACCCTGTGCCGCCGCACTCGATGCATCCCGCGCCCTCGCGGAAGTTGAAGCCGCGCCACTCCTCCGGCTCCAGCCCGCTTGCGATCAAATCGGCATCGCTGTACTGTACATCGCGTACGCAGAAGTCGCAGACCTGACGCACTAGCCGCTGCGCCAGAATGCAGTTCAGCGCCGAGACGAAGTTGTATGGCTCGACGCCCATGTTCAAAAAGCGACCAAGCACATCCACGACATTGTTCGCGTGGACAGTAGTAAATACAAGGTGCCCGGTCAGCGCCGAGTTGATCGCAATCTGCGCCGTCTCCGCGTCGCGGATTTCGCCGACCAGAATCTTGTCCGGGTCGTGGCGCAGGATCGACCGCAAGCCTCGAGCGAAGGTCAGCCCCTTCTTCTCGTTCACCGGAATCTGCGTGATGCCGCGAATCTGATACTCGACCGGGTCTTCGATGGTGATGATCTTGTCTTCCTCAGACTTGATCTCGTTCAGCGCGGCGTAGAGCGTCGTCGTCTTACCCGAGCCGGTCGGCCCGGTGACCAGCACCATGCCGTACGGCTCCTTGATGTAGCGCCGAAACCGCTCTAGATCTCTCTCCGCAAATCCCACCACATCGAGCGAGAGCTTCTTGAACTTTTCGCTCATCGACTCTTTATCGAGCACACGAAGCACAGCGTTTTCGCCATGCACCGTCGGCATGATCGAGACACGAAAGTCGATCAGCCTGCCCTTGTAGCGCACACGGAAACGGCCGTCCTGCGGCACGCGGCGCTCGGCGATGTCCAACTCGCTCATGACCTTGATACGCGAAAGGATCGTCTGGTGGTGCTCGCGTGCAATCGGAGCCATGGCCTGCTGCAACACGCCGTCGATGCGGTACTTCACCAGCAGCGAATCGTCGAAGGTTTCCAGGTGAATATCCGAGGCGCGGCGCTCCAGCGCGGTAAAGATCGTCGTATCCACCAGCCGGATGATCGGCGAGATATCGTCCTCGCTGGTCAGCCGCTCAATGGAGATATTTTCGTCAGCATTGTCTTCGCTCGAAAGCACATCGAAGGCAAGGCCTTCGCTTGCCTCGTCGAGCACGCGCTGCGACTGCTCCGTCTTCTTCAGCAGATCGGTAATCTGCGAGAGCGTTGCCACCCGCGTAATCAGCCGCGTGCCCAGCAGCCCCGATATCTCGTCCAGCACCATCAGCTTCGACGGATCGCTGACTGCGATCGCCAGCCGTCCCTCCCTCTGCTCGAGCGGAACGAAGTTGTAGCGGAACATCATGTCCACCGGGACGGTCTTAAACAGCTCATGCTGGATCTTGAAGTTCTTCAGGTCGACAAACTCCGCATGGTAACGCCGCGCCAATCCCTGCGCGCGCTCGGTCTCGTCCATGCCCAATTCATTGATTGGGATCGCCAAAGGTGCATTTGCCATAGCTGTAAGACTCCCTTCCACCCCATCCGTCACTGCCGGACGGCTCGAAGACCCGGAAATTTCGACCGTAACTCTATTATCTAGGATTATCTGGAAAGGGTGACCTCCCGTGGTATTCTCGTCCCTGATATGTGACAGCACTTTGCAGTTTCTGGAGACGATCCATGAACGATGCAACCACTGCCTGTTCCTCGATTCCCCCCAAAGCCCTTAATTGGTCCATCGCGCTCAGCATCTTCCTGATTCTGGCGGGACTTGTCGCTATCCTGCTGCCGCCCATCATGGGCCTGGGCGTCACCCTTTACATCGGCTGGCTGCTAATCGTCAGCGGCATCGCGCACTTCATCTTTGCCTGGAAATCGCACTCCGCCGGGGCTGTGCTGTGGGAGATACTCGTCGGCCTGGTCTATCTCTTTGCAGGAGGCTACCTTATCCTGCATCCCTTTGCCGGTCTGCTTTCGCTGACGCTGCTGCTGGCTATCTATCTGCTGATTGAAGGAGTCTTCGAGATCGTCCTCGGCTTCCGGCTCACCCGCAATGGACGGTTCTGGATGATCCTCGAAGGCGTCGTGACCATCGTCCTCGCCATCATGATCTGGAGGACGTGGCCGTTCAGCACCATATGGGCCATCGGTACGCTGGTCGGCATCAGCATGATCTTCAGCGGCTTCTCGCGCCTTATGTTCGCGCTCGCCTGCCGCCGCAGCCAAGCCGCCGTCCTCAATTAAGCTTCCGGCCCGGATGCCATTTTGGCACTCTGAAGCTGGTAGTTTTTGGAGTGCAGCCAGAGTTCAACAGCAATCGTATTGATCGAGAAGCCAACCCAGAACGCGATGCCGAAGAACTGTCTCGGCTCAAGATGCGTCAGGCGACTGGTAGCGAAGAATACCCCCATCACAGGGCGGGTGGTAGCAATACCAAGCAAGATTCCGATGGAACGTATCAACCAGCGTCTCTCTTCAGAAAATGCGCCTCGACGCAGATGCCAATAGGCACGTCCTAACGAGAATAAAAACAGGCTGTTGAAAAAGAGGACGGCGGAGCGTTCTATCCAACCTCCGATTGCATAGGCGCTCATTCCATAGGCAGTGATGCCTACGACCAATCCCAGGATAAAGAGCGCCTGTTCGAGCCATGCCGCTTTTGACCAGCGCAGAAGAACAATCGGGACCAGTACAACAAATGCCAGCGCCGGAAGAATATGGGCCAACGTCAGCCCTGCATGAGAAGCGAAGACCGCGTTCGTCTGAACCAGCTGCGGAGGCCCGGACTGCTGAGGAGAGGCAAGCTCAACGACCCTTCGCAACACCACGGCAATCGCAATGACGATACAAACCCAGAAGCCTATCCTCAGCCAGAGAGGATAACCGGCCTTCTCAACGCCATCTGTTGCTGCAGATCGTGGGGATACAGTGCTCATCACGGCCTTCTTTCCTGCGAGGAAGTCGACAGTGGAATGATAAGACCTGCACGCCCTTAGTGGCTCATTCCACCCGCGCTCAGGCTGAAGATCGGCAGATAGAGCGCAATCAGAATACCGGTCACGACGATGCCCATCACGATCAAAATCGCCGGCTCAATCAGGCTCATCGCCGCCGTCAGGTTGGCCTGA
This region of Edaphobacter dinghuensis genomic DNA includes:
- a CDS encoding PilN domain-containing protein; protein product: MRISVNLATRPFVELRPLFARLRLAMVALAVLAVGLGFWLHALNGRASIAQAKMNALKAKTDQFQRERQVNEARMRQPQNMAVLERSQFLNDLFAQKSFSWTAVMMDLEKVLPEGVQVTSIEPIISKEGEVSIRLRVSGDRERAVQLVRNLETSQRFVAPRLVNEAAQKLQQGNRNPMQMQTPGVVEFDILSGYNPLPATVVTTKTTPVNADGAGGRR
- a CDS encoding GspE/PulE family protein, with amino-acid sequence MANAPLAIPINELGMDETERAQGLARRYHAEFVDLKNFKIQHELFKTVPVDMMFRYNFVPLEQREGRLAIAVSDPSKLMVLDEISGLLGTRLITRVATLSQITDLLKKTEQSQRVLDEASEGLAFDVLSSEDNADENISIERLTSEDDISPIIRLVDTTIFTALERRASDIHLETFDDSLLVKYRIDGVLQQAMAPIAREHHQTILSRIKVMSELDIAERRVPQDGRFRVRYKGRLIDFRVSIMPTVHGENAVLRVLDKESMSEKFKKLSLDVVGFAERDLERFRRYIKEPYGMVLVTGPTGSGKTTTLYAALNEIKSEEDKIITIEDPVEYQIRGITQIPVNEKKGLTFARGLRSILRHDPDKILVGEIRDAETAQIAINSALTGHLVFTTVHANNVVDVLGRFLNMGVEPYNFVSALNCILAQRLVRQVCDFCVRDVQYSDADLIASGLEPEEWRGFNFREGAGCIECGGTGYRGRSAIHELLELDDEIREMLLAKKPGSEIRKKAREKGMAFLRDSALERVRAGITTLREINKVTFIEAGR
- a CDS encoding HdeD family acid-resistance protein; the encoded protein is MNDATTACSSIPPKALNWSIALSIFLILAGLVAILLPPIMGLGVTLYIGWLLIVSGIAHFIFAWKSHSAGAVLWEILVGLVYLFAGGYLILHPFAGLLSLTLLLAIYLLIEGVFEIVLGFRLTRNGRFWMILEGVVTIVLAIMIWRTWPFSTIWAIGTLVGISMIFSGFSRLMFALACRRSQAAVLN
- a CDS encoding DUF2306 domain-containing protein, which translates into the protein MSTVSPRSAATDGVEKAGYPLWLRIGFWVCIVIAIAVVLRRVVELASPQQSGPPQLVQTNAVFASHAGLTLAHILPALAFVVLVPIVLLRWSKAAWLEQALFILGLVVGITAYGMSAYAIGGWIERSAVLFFNSLFLFSLGRAYWHLRRGAFSEERRWLIRSIGILLGIATTRPVMGVFFATSRLTHLEPRQFFGIAFWVGFSINTIAVELWLHSKNYQLQSAKMASGPEA